The following are encoded together in the Periplaneta americana isolate PAMFEO1 chromosome 5, P.americana_PAMFEO1_priV1, whole genome shotgun sequence genome:
- the LOC138699804 gene encoding probable salivary secreted peptide codes for MDLKLFAISLFVVIAVASGGLYPPYEPSPHEYGIIQQGALRNNSHNLVAGWRQYGDVLMYRGVVKKSYKFMGTTTDFKRFPPWGVFNRTITNIVVEDQYSEGTGGYVNITSGGVGYREVALSFKSQFNRGLKYLVSIYGK; via the exons ATGGACTTGAAACTGTTTGCGATCTCGCTGTTCGTGGTCATCGCGGTAGCATCCGGTGGACTGTATCCCCCGTATGAGCCATCTCCTCACGAGTATGGGATCATCCAGCAGGGAGCACTACGTAACAACAGCCACAATCTTGTGGCAGGATGGCGCCAATACGGAGACGTGCTAATGTACAG GGGTGTGGTGAAAAAGAGCTACAAGTTCATGGGCACCACCACGGATTTCAAGCGATTCCCACCATGGGGAGTTTTTAACAGGACCATCACCAACATTGTGGTTGAGGACCAGTACTCCGAGGGTACTGGAGGGTACGTGAACATCACGAGCGGCGGAGTGGGATACAGAGAAGTGGCCTTGTCCTTCAAGTCACAGTTCAACAGAGGACTGAAGTACCTCGTCTCCATCTATGGAAAATGA